A part of Lacinutrix sp. 5H-3-7-4 genomic DNA contains:
- a CDS encoding outer membrane lipoprotein carrier protein LolA — translation MKKVILLLAIIISSTTFAQNDAKAKSLLNEVSQKVKSYNNIAIDFKYVLENASENIKQETRGDVTMQGEKYKLNILGITRVFDGSKLYTISPEDEEVTISSENNSEEGTITPSKMLSFYEDGFTYKLDITQNVRGRKIQYVKLTPIDSQATIKYILLGIDAQTKHIYNLIEIGRNGTKTTLTVNSFKTNEPISKTLFTFDENKYKDYYINKLD, via the coding sequence ATGAAAAAAGTAATACTATTATTAGCAATTATTATATCAAGCACAACATTTGCACAAAATGATGCAAAAGCAAAATCTTTATTAAATGAAGTTTCTCAAAAAGTAAAAAGTTATAATAATATAGCTATAGATTTTAAATACGTTTTAGAAAATGCTTCTGAAAACATAAAACAAGAAACACGTGGAGATGTTACCATGCAAGGTGAAAAGTATAAATTAAATATTCTTGGCATTACAAGAGTTTTTGATGGCAGTAAATTATACACAATAAGCCCTGAAGATGAGGAAGTTACTATTTCTTCAGAAAACAACTCTGAAGAAGGTACAATTACACCTAGTAAAATGTTATCGTTTTACGAAGATGGATTTACTTACAAACTGGATATCACACAAAATGTTCGTGGTAGAAAGATACAGTATGTAAAATTAACCCCAATAGACTCGCAAGCTACTATAAAGTATATTTTATTAGGTATAGATGCACAAACAAAACATATCTATAACCTAATAGAAATAGGCCGTAACGGAACAAAAACAACTTTAACTGTTAATTCTTTTAAAACTAACGAGCCTATCTCGAAAACCTTGTTTACATTTGACGAAAATAAGTACAAAGATTACTACATAAATAAATTAGACTAA
- a CDS encoding DNA translocase FtsK, whose product MAKAKAKTKTKPKTTKKKRTFKKPSIELTSQQKLIFGSLLVLLGVLIFIAFLSFLFTGKADQSLLGELPSRTVETKNWASQSGAWISHFFIYRGFGIASFIFAGLIFLSGIYTLLDLKKNKLTQHWFWGTIIVIWVSTLLGFIGDTYGILSGTIGFELNEYLQAYIGKIGVVLLLIFGLITYLAIRFGFTPERIASLFKKAKKDIKTEFEDASNETFVPIDNTLTDEAEAIKTAFNVEETTLEPNTTNTVGEVTTPSETIKVEDTTNTTSAKLEVEIPKEETIEEEEALEIKVEKVEEEKSETDNLSDKLVADFGQFDPTLELSNFQFPPLDLLKKYDVEGIKIDQQELEDNKNKIVETLNNYKIGIQTIKATIGPTVTLYEIVPDAGIRISKIKNLEDDIALSLAALGIRIIAPIPGKGTIGIEVPNKNSTIVSMRSVIASQKFQKSEMHLPIAIGKTISNETMVIDLAKMPHLLMAGATGQGKSVGLNAVLTSLLYKKHPAEVKFVLVDPKKVELTLFNKIERHYLAKLPDEAEAIITDNTKVINTLNSLCIEMDNRYEMLKNALCRNIVEYNKKFKARKLNPNDGHAFLPYIVLVVDEFADLIMTAGKEVETPVARLAQLARAIGIHLIIATQRPSVNVITGIIKANFPARIAFRVSSKIDSRTILDAGGADQLIGRGDMLYTQGNDVTRIQCAFVDTPEVEKIVDFIGAQKAYPDAYLLPEYVGEEGGTSLDIDIEDRDKLFREAAEIIVTAQQGSASLLQRKLKLGYNRAGRIIDQLEAAGIVGGFEGSKARQVLVPDLVALDQLLENEGK is encoded by the coding sequence ATGGCCAAAGCAAAAGCAAAAACGAAAACAAAACCTAAAACCACAAAAAAAAAGAGAACTTTTAAAAAGCCTAGTATTGAGCTAACAAGCCAACAAAAATTAATCTTTGGTAGTTTACTTGTACTTTTAGGTGTTTTAATTTTTATTGCTTTCCTTTCTTTTTTATTTACTGGTAAAGCAGACCAAAGTTTATTAGGAGAATTACCGTCTAGAACTGTAGAAACAAAAAACTGGGCAAGCCAAAGCGGCGCCTGGATTAGTCACTTTTTTATATATCGCGGTTTTGGTATCGCTTCATTTATATTTGCTGGTTTAATTTTTTTATCTGGAATCTATACACTTTTAGATTTAAAGAAAAACAAACTTACTCAACATTGGTTTTGGGGAACCATAATTGTTATCTGGGTTTCAACTTTATTAGGCTTTATTGGTGATACTTATGGAATTTTAAGTGGTACCATTGGTTTTGAACTTAACGAGTACCTTCAAGCTTACATAGGCAAAATTGGAGTTGTACTATTATTAATTTTTGGGTTAATAACTTACTTAGCAATAAGGTTTGGTTTCACTCCAGAACGTATTGCTTCTTTATTTAAAAAAGCAAAAAAAGATATAAAAACAGAATTTGAAGACGCATCAAATGAAACTTTTGTTCCTATAGATAATACTTTAACTGATGAAGCTGAAGCTATTAAAACAGCTTTCAATGTAGAAGAAACAACTTTAGAACCTAATACTACAAATACAGTAGGAGAAGTAACAACGCCTTCTGAAACTATTAAAGTTGAAGATACTACAAATACAACTTCAGCTAAACTTGAAGTAGAAATACCAAAAGAGGAAACAATTGAAGAAGAAGAAGCTTTAGAAATTAAGGTTGAAAAAGTAGAAGAAGAAAAATCTGAAACCGATAACCTTTCAGATAAATTAGTTGCAGATTTTGGACAATTTGACCCAACACTTGAATTGAGTAATTTTCAATTTCCACCATTAGACTTATTAAAAAAGTACGATGTTGAAGGCATTAAAATAGACCAACAGGAATTAGAGGACAATAAAAATAAAATTGTTGAAACACTAAACAATTATAAAATAGGAATTCAAACCATTAAAGCAACCATTGGTCCTACCGTTACACTTTACGAGATTGTTCCAGATGCCGGAATTAGAATTTCAAAAATTAAAAATCTTGAAGATGATATAGCGTTATCACTTGCTGCTTTAGGTATTAGAATTATTGCTCCAATTCCAGGAAAAGGAACTATTGGTATTGAGGTACCAAATAAAAACTCTACAATCGTATCCATGCGATCTGTAATTGCATCTCAAAAATTTCAAAAGTCAGAAATGCACTTACCTATTGCTATTGGAAAAACCATTAGCAACGAAACAATGGTTATAGATTTAGCAAAAATGCCTCACCTTTTAATGGCTGGTGCAACAGGTCAAGGAAAATCTGTAGGTTTAAATGCTGTTTTAACCTCTTTATTATATAAAAAGCATCCTGCCGAAGTTAAATTTGTATTAGTAGATCCTAAAAAAGTAGAATTAACGTTATTTAATAAAATTGAACGTCATTATTTAGCAAAACTTCCAGATGAAGCTGAAGCGATTATTACTGATAATACCAAAGTAATTAATACACTTAATTCACTTTGTATTGAAATGGATAACCGTTATGAAATGCTAAAAAATGCATTATGTCGTAACATTGTAGAATACAATAAAAAATTTAAAGCACGCAAACTAAACCCAAATGATGGTCATGCATTTTTACCGTATATTGTTTTGGTTGTTGATGAGTTTGCTGATTTAATAATGACTGCGGGAAAAGAAGTAGAAACTCCAGTTGCACGATTAGCACAACTTGCTCGTGCCATTGGTATTCACTTAATTATAGCTACTCAGCGTCCATCGGTTAATGTAATTACTGGTATTATTAAAGCCAACTTCCCAGCAAGAATTGCCTTTAGAGTATCTAGTAAAATAGATTCCCGTACCATTTTAGATGCTGGTGGAGCAGACCAACTTATAGGTCGTGGAGACATGTTATACACTCAAGGTAATGATGTTACCAGAATACAATGTGCCTTTGTAGATACTCCTGAAGTAGAAAAAATTGTAGATTTTATTGGCGCACAAAAAGCTTATCCAGATGCATATTTACTTCCAGAATATGTTGGTGAAGAAGGTGGCACGAGTCTTGATATAGATATTGAAGATAGAGATAAACTATTTAGAGAAGCTGCCGAAATTATTGTGACAGCACAACAAGGTTCTGCCTCTTTATTACAACGAAAACTTAAACTTGGCTACAATCGTGCTGGTAGAATAATAGATCAATTAGAAGCCGCCGGAATTGTTGGTGGTTTTGAAGGCAGTAAAGCAAGACAAGTTTTAGTTCCAGATTTAGTTGCTCTCGATCAATTATTAGAAAATGAAGGTAAATAA
- a CDS encoding fasciclin domain-containing protein, with protein MKTKNILKASVLALSLFVTVNGFAQSKMKKEKTVMVGGAAMYPSKNIVENAVNSKDHTTLVAAVKAAGLVDVLQSEGPFTVFAPTNDAFAKLPEGTVETLLKPENKEKLQTILKYHVVAGDFKAKDIMKMIKKMDGKASIKTIAGGTLTAWMKGKDLYITDENGNASKVTIANVNQSNGVIHVVDTVVLPKM; from the coding sequence ATGAAAACCAAAAACATTTTAAAAGCAAGTGTATTAGCATTATCTCTTTTTGTTACCGTAAACGGATTTGCACAAAGTAAAATGAAAAAAGAAAAGACTGTAATGGTTGGTGGAGCAGCAATGTATCCTTCTAAAAATATTGTAGAAAATGCAGTAAACTCAAAAGATCATACAACATTAGTTGCGGCAGTTAAGGCAGCAGGATTGGTAGATGTTTTACAAAGCGAAGGACCTTTTACGGTATTTGCACCAACTAATGATGCTTTTGCAAAGTTACCAGAAGGAACAGTAGAAACTTTATTAAAGCCAGAAAATAAAGAAAAACTACAAACCATTTTAAAGTATCATGTTGTAGCTGGAGATTTTAAAGCTAAAGATATTATGAAAATGATAAAAAAAATGGATGGTAAAGCCAGTATTAAAACAATAGCTGGTGGAACTTTAACCGCTTGGATGAAAGGAAAAGATTTATACATTACAGATGAAAATGGTAACGCATCTAAAGTAACCATTGCAAACGTCAATCAATCTAATGGAGTGATACATGTGGTAGATACAGTAGTATTACCAAAAATGTAA
- a CDS encoding diacylglycerol kinase, whose translation MNNKKEPFIINRIKSVGFAFKGAYLLITTEASIKIQFFIGVIMTIAGFYYNLDATEWCIQILVITLIMAIEGINTAIEEIANFIHPEYHPKIGLIKDLAAGAVFIVAIAAVIIGCIIYFPKIF comes from the coding sequence ATGAATAATAAAAAAGAACCTTTTATTATAAATAGAATTAAAAGTGTAGGTTTTGCCTTTAAAGGTGCCTACCTTTTAATTACTACAGAAGCCAGTATAAAAATTCAATTTTTTATTGGTGTAATTATGACTATTGCTGGATTTTATTATAATTTAGATGCAACAGAATGGTGCATACAAATACTAGTAATTACATTAATAATGGCTATAGAAGGTATAAACACAGCTATTGAAGAAATAGCAAATTTTATCCATCCAGAATATCACCCAAAAATAGGACTTATAAAAGATTTAGCTGCTGGTGCAGTATTTATAGTAGCAATAGCTGCTGTAATAATAGGTTGCATAATATATTTCCCTAAAATATTTTAA
- the tpx gene encoding thiol peroxidase, with amino-acid sequence MANITLGGTPIETSGSLPKVGDQAPDFNLTVSDLSSQKLSDLKGHKILLNIFPSVDTGVCAQSAREFNKKASKMENTKVLCISRDLPFAQARFCAAEGLDNVMMLSDFKDGSFGKNYGLEITSGGFAGLHSRCVIALNENGIVTYTEQVPEIGEEPNYEASLQALANE; translated from the coding sequence ATGGCTAATATTACATTAGGAGGAACACCAATAGAAACATCTGGCAGCTTACCAAAAGTAGGAGATCAAGCGCCCGATTTTAATTTAACTGTAAGCGATTTATCGTCGCAAAAATTATCTGATTTAAAAGGACATAAAATATTATTAAACATTTTTCCAAGTGTTGATACAGGTGTTTGTGCTCAATCTGCAAGAGAATTTAATAAAAAAGCATCTAAAATGGAGAATACAAAAGTACTTTGTATTTCTAGAGATTTACCTTTTGCTCAAGCTCGTTTTTGTGCTGCTGAAGGCTTAGATAATGTTATGATGCTATCTGATTTTAAAGATGGAAGTTTTGGTAAAAACTATGGCTTAGAAATAACCTCTGGAGGTTTTGCCGGTTTACATTCAAGATGTGTAATTGCTTTAAATGAAAATGGTATTGTAACATATACAGAACAAGTACCAGAAATTGGCGAAGAACCTAACTACGAAGCCTCTTTGCAAGCATTAGCTAATGAATAA
- a CDS encoding LptF/LptG family permease → MKILDRYILTSYLKTFISVFVILMLIFVLQAIWLYIKELAGKDLDPATIVKFLFYITPTLIPLILPLTILLASIMVFGNFAENYEFAAMKSTGISLQRAMSGLSVFIVALSITTFFFSNNVIPWAEYNSFNLRKNIAKVKPAMAIAEGQFNQIGEGFNIKVSKKTGDRGQFLEKVVIHQGQKSKPGNFKTIIAENGELVSAEKSDILKLILFNGYYYDDTPPKDYKERLRKPFAKSIFDKYTMNIDLSQLNAVDLDDKSTDNKYSMLNISQLNYTTDSLHTERQEVYELFATNLEKRTNINTLNLSVEPKKDTIYTGNVLDLFQNNRKIQLLDYAINAISSTTQIIQSKEANLKTKSNWLNRHIIALHEKFALALACIILFFVGAPLGALIRKGGLGLPMVIAIVLFLTYHFIGIFAKNSAKDGTFNPALATWFSTLIMLPLSIYLTRRATADRGIFEFDHITVPIKNWYTKRFGNKKKAVKKDAKNLLDSTNQEIVSNKESLKNKGLAINAFVALFFLVAFVILHFVFANNKLPEFAVAATQLSAVSLIVAVFYFIKYKITK, encoded by the coding sequence GTGAAAATACTAGATAGATACATATTAACTTCTTATCTAAAAACTTTTATCAGCGTGTTTGTTATACTCATGCTGATTTTTGTATTACAAGCTATTTGGTTATATATCAAAGAATTGGCTGGTAAAGATTTAGATCCTGCAACTATTGTAAAATTTTTATTTTACATTACACCTACTTTAATCCCTTTAATATTACCACTAACTATATTGTTAGCATCCATAATGGTATTTGGTAATTTTGCAGAGAATTATGAGTTTGCAGCAATGAAATCTACAGGTATTTCGCTACAACGTGCCATGTCTGGGTTAAGCGTATTTATTGTTGCGTTAAGTATTACCACTTTCTTTTTTAGCAATAACGTAATACCTTGGGCAGAATATAACAGCTTTAATTTAAGAAAAAACATCGCTAAAGTAAAACCTGCAATGGCAATTGCCGAAGGTCAATTTAACCAAATAGGTGAAGGTTTTAATATTAAGGTTTCTAAAAAAACAGGAGATCGTGGACAGTTTTTAGAGAAAGTAGTTATTCACCAAGGTCAAAAATCAAAACCAGGTAATTTTAAAACTATAATTGCTGAAAATGGCGAGTTGGTTAGCGCTGAAAAATCTGATATTTTAAAATTAATTCTTTTTAATGGTTATTACTATGATGATACACCACCTAAAGATTATAAAGAGCGCCTAAGAAAACCTTTTGCTAAAAGTATATTTGATAAGTACACAATGAATATTGACTTATCGCAATTAAACGCAGTAGATTTAGACGATAAAAGCACAGATAATAAATATTCTATGCTTAACATTTCGCAATTAAACTATACAACAGATTCACTGCATACAGAACGTCAAGAAGTTTATGAGCTTTTTGCTACAAACCTTGAAAAGCGTACTAATATAAATACTCTTAACCTATCTGTAGAACCAAAAAAGGATACTATTTACACCGGTAATGTTTTAGATTTATTTCAAAATAACAGAAAAATTCAACTTTTAGATTATGCTATAAATGCAATTTCTAGTACTACGCAAATAATACAATCTAAAGAAGCTAATTTAAAAACAAAATCTAATTGGCTTAATAGACACATTATAGCTTTACACGAAAAATTTGCATTAGCTTTAGCTTGCATAATATTATTTTTTGTTGGAGCGCCTTTAGGAGCATTAATTAGAAAAGGCGGTTTAGGCTTACCAATGGTTATAGCAATAGTACTTTTCCTTACCTATCATTTTATTGGCATATTTGCAAAAAACAGTGCTAAAGATGGTACATTTAATCCTGCTTTAGCAACTTGGTTTTCTACATTAATTATGTTGCCTTTAAGTATTTATTTAACAAGAAGAGCAACGGCAGATCGTGGTATATTTGAGTTTGACCATATTACTGTTCCAATAAAAAATTGGTATACAAAGCGTTTTGGCAACAAAAAGAAAGCTGTAAAAAAAGATGCTAAAAACCTTTTAGATAGTACTAATCAAGAAATAGTATCAAATAAAGAATCTTTAAAAAATAAAGGTTTAGCTATTAATGCATTTGTAGCATTATTTTTTTTAGTTGCATTTGTTATTCTTCATTTTGTATTTGCAAATAACAAACTACCAGAATTCGCAGTAGCTGCAACACAATTAAGTGCTGTTTCTTTAATTGTTGCGGTATTTTATTTTATAAAATACAAAATCACAAAATAG